A stretch of DNA from Oncorhynchus nerka isolate Pitt River linkage group LG22, Oner_Uvic_2.0, whole genome shotgun sequence:
CTAGGGGAGACATCTGCACGCTTCAATACAGGAATTAAAACATCAACTAGGGGGAGGCATCTGCACGCTTCAATACAGCAATTAAAACATCAACTAGGGGGAGGCATCTGCACGCTTCAATACAGCAATTAAAACATCAACTAGGGGGAGACATCTGCACGCTTCAATACAGCAATTAAAACATCAACTAGGGGGAGACATCTGCACGCTTCAATACAGCAATTAAAACATCAACTAGGGGGAGACATCTGCACGCTTCAATACAGCAATTAAAACATCAACTAGGGGGAGGCATCTGCACGCTTCAATACAGCAATTAAAACATCAACTAGGGGGAGGCATCTGCACGCTTCAATACAGCAATTAAAACATCAACTAGGGGGAGGCATCTGCACGCTTCAATACAGCAATTAAAACATCAACTAGGGGGAGACATCTGCACGCTTCAATAAAGCAATTAAAACATCAACTAGGGGGAGACATCTGCACGCTTCAATACAGCAATTAAAACATCAACTAGGGGGAGACATCTGCACGCTTCAATACAGCAATTAAAACATCAACTAGGGAGGCATCTGCACGCTTCAATACAGCAATTAAAACATCAACTAGGGGAGACATCTGCACGCTTCAATACAGCAATTAAAACATCAACTAGGGGAGGCATCTGCACGCTTCAATACAGCAATTAAAACATCAACTAGGGGAGGCATCTGCACGCTTCAATACAGCAATTAAAACATCAACTAGGGGGAGACATCTGCACGCTTCAATACAGCAATTAAAACATCAACTAGGGGAGACATCTGCACGCTTCAATACAGCAATTAAAACATCAACTAGGGGGAGACATCTGCACGCTTCAATACAGCAATTAAAACATCAACTAGGGAGGCATCTGCACGCTTCAATACAGCAATTAAAACATCAACTAGGGGAGGCATCTGCACGCTTCAATACAGCAATTAAAACATCAACTAGGGGAGGCATCTGCACGCTTCAATACAGCAATTAAAACATCAACTAGGGGGAGGCATCTGCACGCTTCAATACAGCAATTAAAACATCAACTAGGGGGAGGCATCTGCACGCTTCAATACAGCAATTAAAACATCAACTAGGGGGAGACATCTGCACGCTTCAATACAGCAATTAAAACATCAACTAGGGGAGGCATCTGCACGCTTCAATACAGCAATTAAAACATCAACTAGGGGAGGCATCTGCACGCTTCAATACAGCAATTAAAACATCAACTAGGGGGAGACATCTGCACGCTTCAATACAGCAATTAAAACATCAACTAGGGGGAGGCATCTGCACGCTTCAATACAGCAATTAAAACATCAACTAGGGGGAGACATCTGCACGCTTCAATACAGCAATTAAAACATCAACTAGGGGGAGGCATCTGCACGCTTCAATACAGCAATTAAAACATCAACTAGGGGGAGACATCTGCACGCTTCAATACAGCAATTAAAACATCAACTAGGGGAGGCATCCGCACGCTTCAATACAGCAATTAAAACATCAACTAGGGGAGGCATCTGCACGCTTCAATACAGCAATTAAAACATCAACTAGGGGAGGCATCTGCACGCTTCAATACAGCAATTAAAACATCAACTAGGGGAGGCATCTGCACGCTTCAATACAGCAATTAAAACATCAACTAGGGGAGACATCTGCACGCTTCAATACAGCAATTAAAACATCAACTAGGGGAGACATCTGCACGCTTCAATACAGCAATTAAAACATCAACTAGGGGAGGCATCTGCACGCTTCAATACAGCAATTAAAACATCAACTAGGGGGAGACATCTGCACGCTTCAATACAGCAATTAAAACATCAACTAGGGGGAGGCATCTGCACGCTTCAATACAGCAATTAAAACATCAACTAGGGGGAGGCATCTGCACGCTTCAATACAGCAATTAAAACATCAACTAGGGGGAGGCATCTGCACGCTTCAATACAGCAATTAAAACATCAACTAGGGGGAGGCATCTGCACGCTTCAATACAGCAATTAAAACATAAACTAGGGGGAGACATCTGCACGCTTCAATACAGCAATTAAAACATCAACTAGGGGGAGACATCTGCACGCTTCAATACAGCAATTAAAACATCAACTAGGGGAGACATCTGCACGCTTCAATACAGCAATTAAAACATCAACTAGGGGGAGACATCTGCACGCTTCAATACAGCAATTAAAACATCAACTAGGGGAGACATCTGCACGCTTCAATACAGCAATTAAAACATCAACTAGGGGAGACATCTGCACGCTTCAATACAGCAATTAAAACATCAACTAGGGGGAGACATCTGCACGCTTCAATACAGCAATTAAAACATCAACTAGGGGGAGACATCTGCACGCTTCAATACAGCAATTAAAACATCAACTAGGGGGAGACATCTGCACGCTTCAATACAGCAATTAAAACATCAACTAGGGGGAGGCATCTGCACGCTTCAATACAGCAATTAAAACATCAACTAGGGGGAGGCATCTGCACGCTTCAATACAGCAATTAAAACATCAACTAGGGGGAGGCATCTGCACGCTTCAATACAGCAATTAAAACATCAACTAGGGGGAGGCATCTCATTCAGTCAGGACTGATATGAGTAGGACATTTTTCGTCCGGTCCCCAGTGGAAAGACAGTCGAGTAGCATCAAGAATGTCATTCAAGGATAGTTATGTTGTGGTGGTCAATTCCCATTTTAATTGTGTAACACACTGTGTGAGAATACTGTAGCTAATGGGACCTGAACTTCCAGAGCCTCCTGATCCACTGGACCAAAGGCTTTAACTGTTCCGGAGTGGTAGGAGAGGACGTTGTGAGGTTACTGAGAGAAGCCATCCACAGGAGAGGGGTGAGTCTATAGGCCTCTTTGAACCATACAACTATCATCATTATTGCAAGATACAACTATCGCCACTTCtccacaaaaaaatgttttactaaaTGAAAAACGTTTAATGTTATTACTACGGTATTATATAGTTAATATTGGCACAAAATTGTGTATTTTACAGATAGGTAACTTTTGCTTGAAGTGGTACCCTCAaacttctcttcccttctctctctctctctctctctctctctctctctctctcttactcccttagGATTATGACATTGGTTCCGTTGCCATGGTGAATGACACGGTGGGGACCATGATGAGCTGTGGATACAGGGACCAGAGCTGTGAAATTGGCATGATCATTGGTAGGTAGCGCCTAACTTTACTGCAGCCACACTACTGCAACCATTGAATTAGAGAAAATAACACAAATAAAAGCATAATATGAGATGTGTCCCATTTAGCCTAGCAAGTGAAGGAGAGGGTGACTGTAGTAACCATATAGAACAGTAATAGTATCATGTTATTAAAATAACACATGCATGTAGGTTAGGGATGTCAAGGATAACCATGGATTGTCATATTTgtgctcccaagtggcacagcagtctaaggcactgcatatcagtgctagaggcgtcattacagaccctgtttcgattccaggctgaatcacaaccgGCCACGATTAGgagacccatagggcggcgcacaattggcccagtgtcatccgggtttccccggggtaggccatcattgtaaataagaatttgttcttaactgacctgcctagttaaataaaggttcaataaaaaaaatatatatatatatcttgaaACACATCATGTAGTTTCTAGCACTTTCACACTGCAATGGCTCCCTCTGCTGGAGATGATGACAACATGGttttgtgtgcgtgcatgtgcctATGTGTTTGCATGTGTTTCTGTCTAACCATTGTCTTTGCCCAGGAACGGGGACGAATGCATGTTACATGGAGGAGATCAAAAACgtgaagagagtagagggggaagaCGGCCGCATGTGCATCAACACAGAGTGGGGGGGATTTGGAGACGACGGATccctaaaggacatccagactGAGTTTGACCTGGTGGTGGATCAAGACTCACTCAACCCAggcgtgcatgtgtatgtgtttttAATTCATGAGCAGTTGAAAGTACATAGCTAAAGTACATAAAATACAGCTATGACTGTAACTTCTATGCTTGGCTCTCTTGACTACATCCTGGCCCATTTATCGACTCTCTGTTGTATgcttgtgtgtctgtctctgtatccAGCTTTGAGAAGATGATCAGTGGGATGTACCTGGGAGAGATAGCCAGGCTGGTGTTGGTGAAGCTGGCTCGGGACAAGCTACTGTTTGGAGGAGATCTATCAGTGGCCTTGCTCACACAGGACAGCTTTGAGACCAGATTTATCTCCGAGATAGAGGAGTGAGTGACAGACACGCCATGCTCTTATGTGTCATATATCTACTTACACAGATCCTAAATATAGCAGTTATTTTTAAATATGAATGTGCTACATAATACAGAAGCTTCCATTGTGTAGCAATGAGAAAAATGAGGTGTCTTTACAACTATATTATACCATTTACCATCAATAGGCCTTCTCAGTCAGTTTAATCCTTAACAACCTATCTATTTGAAATCCATGTATGTCACTTATATCAGCTTGCATTCATACCAAAGTATATTGATGGATGACTCAACTGACGAGTGTTGCTTGTCTCAGGGAGAACACAGGACTGCAGAAGGCCCAGGAGATTCTGTCAAAGCTAGACCTGCCTGCCGGGCCTGTGGACTGTCAGATTGTGCGTCTGGTGTGTGACTCTCTCTCCACACGCTCGGCCCAGTTGTGTGCCACTGCCTTGGCAACCATTGCCAACCGTATCCGTGTCAACCGTGGACTGGACCATCTAAGCACCACAGTGGGGGTGGACGGCACAGTATACAAGAAACACCCCAAGTATGTTCATCTCAAATAGAAATTATATGACGTTTTTCACAGGGTTATTTCAGTGAAAAGATACAACTAAATCCTGCTTTTATTTGTCACTTGATTGAATGGAGGATATCCTCTTGTGCTGCCGTAACTGTGGATTTCCTGCCTTATTTTCCTTAGTGTATTCACAAGTGGCTGAATCTCAATATTTCAGTCTTACCATTATCCTCCCTTCCTAAAGTGAATTATATTCCTCTctcaaccttaaccctaccttTCCACTCACTGTCTAAATGCAGGAATTTCACATGATGGAAGTATTTAATGGAATAAGCTATTTCATGTCAAGTGAGATTGTATTTAGTGTCAGGTGAGATTGAACTCTCAGGAGCTATGTCAGTGTCAGGTGTCCAGGTAACCATACATTGATTTAActatcccccctgtctctctcaacaCGGTCCCTGCCCCACCCCCAAACGCTTTTCCCCTCCAGCTTCAGTGAGAAGCTCCAGGAGACCGTACGCATCCTGGCCCCCAAGTGTGATATCACTTTCCTCGTCTCCGACGACGGCAGCGGGAAGGGAGCTGCCATGGTAACGGCAGTGGCACAGAGGCTGGCCATGCAGTCCCGGATACTAGAGGACAtcgatggagaggaggaagaggaggaggatgaagaaaatTAAGCCATGTATTCGACCAGACAACTTGAAATGCAGTACCATGAAAATGCTTTTGTCATAGACAAAGATTGTAAGGTAGGGGAGACCAGGGAACAAAGTAGGAAATAGTCTACTTTTAGTCTTTAGCTTATTTGTGAAAATATTATTTGAGTTAGATTTATCATATTTTTATGCAAACATAGTGcagtcagaaagtattcaaacgccttaactttttccagattttgttgtgttacagcctcattctaaaattgattaaataccccataaggacaaagtcaaaacaggttttaaaaatgtttgcaaatttattcaaacaaaaaaacagaaatatcacatttacataagtactcagacccttaactcagtactttgttgaagcaaccttggcagcaattacagccaggagtcttcttgggtctgaagctacaagcttagcacagctctatttggagagtttctcccattcttcgctgcagatcatctcaagctctgtcaggttggatggggagcgtcactgcatagctattttcaggtctctttagagatgttcgatcgggctcaagtccaggttctggctgggccactcaaggacattcagagacgtgtgttgtcttggctgtgtgcttagggttgctgtcctgttggaaggtgaaccttcgccccagtctgagttcttgagcgctctggaacaggttttcatcaaggatcactctgtactttgctccatttatgtttctctcgatcctgactagtctcccagtccctgccacagcatgattgatgctgccaccctcatgcttcaccgtaaggatggtattgaccaggtgatgagcggtgccttgtttcctccagacgtgatgcttggatttcaggccgaagagttcaatcttggtttcatcagaccagggaatcttgtttctcatggtctaagagtccttttggcaatctccaagcaggctgtcatgtgccttttactgtggagtcgcttccttctggccactcaaccataaaggcctgattggtggagtgctaaagagatggttgtccttctggaaggttctcccttctccatagaggaactctgtagctctgtcagagtgaccatcgggttttcgGTCACgtctctgaccaaggccattctcccctgaatgctcagtttggccgggcggccagctcaagCAAGAGTCTCGATGGTTCCACATTTTattcatttaagaatgacggaggccactgtgttcttggggaccttcaatgttgcagaaatggtTTGGTACCCTTCGCCAGAtcggtgcctcaacacaatcctgtctcagagctcttcggacaattcctttgacctcatggcttggtttttgctctgacatgtactgtcatctgtgggaccttatatagacaggtgtgtgactttccaaatcatgtccaatcaattgaatttaccacaggtggaatccaatcaagttgatgatcaatggaaacaggatgcacctgagctcaatgtcgagtctcatagcaaagggttgaATATTTACACTACCTTTCGAAAGTTTGGGGTGACTTAGAAATGTTGTTGTTTTAGAAAGAAAATCACGTTtttttatcagaaatacagtgtagacatggttaatgttgtaaatgactattgtagctggaaactgcagatttgttatggaatatctacataggcgtacagaggcccattataagcaaccatcactcctgtgttccaatggcacgttgtgttagctaatccaagtttatcattttaaaaggctaattgatcattagaaaacccttttgcaattatgttaacacagctgaaaactgttgttctgattaaagaagcaataaaactggccttctttacattagttgagtatctggagcatcagcatttgtgggttcaattacaggctcaaaatggccagaaacaaaggactttctcatgaaactcgtcagtctattcttgttctgagaaatgaaggctattccatgcgaggaaTTGCCTacaaactgaagatctggtacaatgctgtgtactactcccttcacagaacagcgctaaCTGGCTCTaaagagaatagaaagaggagtgggaggccccagtgcacaactgagcaagaggacaagtatattagagtgtctagtttgagaaacagatgtctcacaagtcctcaactggcagcttcattaaatagtacctgcaaaacaccagtatcAACATCAATAGTGAACAggcaactccaggatgctggccttctaggcagagttcctctgttcagtgtctgtgttcttttgcccatcttaatcttatcTTTTTATTGGACAGACTGAGAtacggctttttctttgcaactctgcctagaaggccagcatcccggagttgccttgtcactgttgacgttgagactggtgttttgctgtcatcaaggcagagggtggctacttgaagaatttcaaatataaaatattttgacttgtttaacacttttttggttactacatgagtccatatgtgttatttcatggtttgtatgtcttcactatgattctacaatgtagaaaatagtaaaaaattatgaaaaacccttgaataagtaggtgtccaaacttttcactggtacttATGTTgagatacatggggaatgttccatAGGTCAATAATCAATAAAGAGAATATTTCGAATTCTGCCTGAAAAAAAACATTGGCCAATAAAACAAAAAATTATTAATGGATTTAAGCAAAACTTCCTATGCAAGTAGATATACTAACCAAACATTAGCATATTGAATAATAGTGGTTTCTAATTTGAGTTATTTAGTTGTTACTTTGTGTCCTCATGCCAGAGTGTTAGTTCAGCCTTTTGTGAACTAACACTCACAATTAATTTTTTTACCCCTTACTAgttctgactttgctgatagctactttattgagtaaaaatgtacttactatgactgtgatatgtggttgtcccacttagctaactgtaagtcactctgaataagagcctctgctaaatgactaaaatgttcaATGCACATGCCCTGTGTTACTTTGTGCCCCGGTCTCCTCTACATGCTAAACACCTCACTCACTTtcctgtaacctactgtatggAAACTCAAATAATGAAATCATGAATTAATTCAACCTactgtatgcatgcatgactgtaagtcgctttggataaaagcatctgctaaatggcatatattattatattattcttACAATGTTCAACTTCTCTCTTTTTTACAGTATCGTTTTTAAATACAGTTATATTGACAACTGCAATGCAATATTTTCTGTATTACATGGTCAACTTTCAAGGGGGAAATGATCTTATTTCTGAACCTGCTGTATGTGAAATTaaaataatgtttaaaaaaatgtattagtaTATATAATTTTATACTAGAATGAAAACTTTGAATTGGGATTATCTCACTGTATTTAGTATATTTTTAGACCAGATACTATAACACTGCAGCCATATTGAAATGGCAGCTTGTTCATACAATTACTATCTTGGAGTACATATTTATGAATTTCATATGGTCAAGCCAAATATAAGTTCCACAGAATGGAAAGGTACACGTGCTCACTCCCCCTGTCGGAGAAACTAGAGGAACATCAGGTTATTCAATTAAAGTTTTCAGCAAAATTATAAAACTATAGAATATTCAGACACTCCAATTGACAGAACACGTGTTCAGAAAGTGTTGCAAATTAAAGATGGCTAGCATGATACAGATACAATGTTGCAATGTCAGTTTCCCTGCACCCCCAGTAGGCTAGTAGTTACAATGTTGCACTGCCGAATGTAACAACTATCACGTGTTCGACTTTGCTCTTCAAATTTCCCACACTATACGGTGAATTTATCATGTACAATACGAGCCACGATTACTTAAAATTATCACCAAGTATTTGTCTCCACGCATGCTCTGTGGTTATAGCCGACCAATGTGTCAGCTCAACAACGTTGATATTACAATGTAACTAAACTTCATTGATGCAATACCATCGTGAAAAATAAAAGATGGACATTTTTAAACTCGAACCACAATGACTTCAGGATGATAAAAATGTCCTTACATGAAAAATTTCCACTTTCATATGAACAATATGTTATAGCCTACTCTCGCAAACAGCTTTGGCCACACCTAGATCCTGTCCTATTTTCACAAAAAAAGAGAAACCTTTTCTTCTTGAGCATTTGTTTGTGTGCCGGTGAGTTCCCGGCTGTGTAACTTGATAGGGGGCTCTGAGAGGGAATAAGGGAATGTGTTACTGCAATGGAGCAGAATGCAATACAGGTAAAGCCGACACTCACTTTATATTATTTTGAAATAAATCGTGATTTTCCTATGCGCACGCATGCCACTTTTACCTGTTGATATCGAAAATAAACCGACTATGTGTCGGTCTCATTTTGATATCAGTTTTCCCTTTTTCAAATCTGTAATTTTGTTTAGAATGTCGAATTGATTGTTATCCTATCAAGCTAAAAAGACTTTCGCAATTACAACTTTGCTGGATGAGTCACAACTTTCCAAGGGAGAAAATAGCTCGCTATTATATTTTGAAAGCCCCAAATTCCGCTGACATGATTATAGGATTTTATTGGTCAGGGTTTGCAATTTAATTCAACTTCAATACGTCTATATTTTCTTCTTGTTAATGATTGATTTCTTTGTGTGTCGTGTCGACTACTTAcgttctccctctctacccccacccccacATTTCCACATTAAAAACAATTTTATCTGACGATTCCGCAATATTAAGAAACTTTTATGCTTGTTTTTCAAACAAATCGATGGTATTGTAACTTAAAACCAAGTTTGGAGTAAGTCGAAAATTAATATTTTACATTTGCAGTGACGTGATATTAAAGATTAAAATATAATCTAAGGAACAAGGTGGAGCAGTTTATTTAGCGAACAAATGGCCAACATATGGGTATAAAAAAATCCCTGACATTATGTATCGTGTTTATTTGGTATAGCTCAAAATGGAATGTTAATATTGTGAGGAAATCGCTGTACTTTGTACTTGAAATTGCGAGGATTATCTTGATTGTATAATACCAGGCCCACCAAAAACTTCTGTCGAATTGTAGGACTTCAgtaacagtaggcctatattgGTTGTATATTTAATATCAGAAAGGTTGAACATATATAGGTTATACTGCATTCATAATTATATTTAAGTTGTAGCGTATACAGTAATCATATGTTTCTCAAAGTTATGGTTGATATTATATGTTCCAATTATCTAATGATATAGGCCTACTTTTCCACTTCGTATAATGTTGTAATATTGTGTAGACAATGTTTTGTATAATAGGATATCCAAGGTCACATTGTTATTTTGCAGAAAGAACATATTTTCCATTCGTTTCTCTATTTCTGGAACAGCAGTGCAGGCTATTTCAAATGCCATCATGAGCATTAACGTATCCTTTCAGTAGGTTCGTTTTTTTCCCTTCAAAATCCTTCTCAAAATTGAAAATCCAGTTTTATGTGGTTTAAGGATTTACTGTAAAATCAGCCTTGCCTCGTTTTCACCACTAGTTGGCCAAGTGATCAACGTGTGCACGCACAGCTCTGTTCCTGCTGCATTGGAAGGGGGGTAGGGGCCGGGGTTGCTCGTAAATGCGCGGGTACGAGGGGTGCGAATTTGAGCATTTTCCTCATTTATGCACCTAGGATATACCCTATAATAGAACTACAGGGGTGTTAATTGATTTATTCTATATTTTTAGATTAGGACATCAGAGTTTAAGGTCTATATGAATTAAAATAGCCTGTTACAACACAGTTCTTCATAGTTTTGATTCATCACAAAACAAGTGTTTTATGTTGGATATCCAATTGTATCCTTTTATTTTTATAACCCTTTCAAATATGCATACAGTCACATCATACTATCTGTGAATAAGGATTGCCTACTAAATAGATTAGATATTTGGGAATGGGTATTGGTGCATGGTGACACTAGGGTGGAAAGCAGAGCGGGCTCTGTATTTGGCCTAATTCAGATATTGAAAGCCATTGTAATTTTGTGAAAATGGCTGTCCTTTGTGGCCAGTAGCAGCGAGGTTGCTCTCATATAGAGAGTCATATATTGAGCAGAACAACATGTATGAACTAATGTTGATAAATGGGGAGGAATGCAGGCCTTTGCCAGGAACATTTGGTGGAATCTGAACGTTCATGCTCATGGCCCAAATGGATAATTGGTATCATGTGAATGAGTTTTTCTGTATGAGTTGTTTGACATTCAAATTGTACACATAGAAGGGATGACATCTGTATTTGTTTGAGTTTTGCCATTTAAATTACATTTCCCATGTCTAGATTACGGACATTTGTGATGGGCTCAGAAGTTAGTTGTACTATTagctttttttaaatgattattgttaa
This window harbors:
- the LOC115105501 gene encoding hexokinase-2-like, with translation MKYNEVDASLNIAVKTGICRFNPPEMSSTDTNAESDDPVPKGARLSRAVANLDTIPPDTLSEVEECLQPFRLSLEKLQDVSSRLRKDLIRGLGKHTHCRAPVKMLPTFVRATPDGREKGDFLALDLGGTNFRVLHVRVVEEMQKLLKMDSKICAIPHEIMLGTGEQLFDHIAACLAEFLESLELKDQTLPLGFTFSFPCEQKDIDKSLLIHWTKGFNCSGVVGEDVVRLLREAIHRRGDYDIGSVAMVNDTVGTMMSCGYRDQSCEIGMIIGTGTNACYMEEIKNVKRVEGEDGRMCINTEWGGFGDDGSLKDIQTEFDLVVDQDSLNPGVHVFEKMISGMYLGEIARLVLVKLARDKLLFGGDLSVALLTQDSFETRFISEIEEENTGLQKAQEILSKLDLPAGPVDCQIVRLVCDSLSTRSAQLCATALATIANRIRVNRGLDHLSTTVGVDGTVYKKHPNFSEKLQETVRILAPKCDITFLVSDDGSGKGAAMVTAVAQRLAMQSRILEDIDGEEEEEEDEEN